The DNA window TCACACTGGCGTGGGACCCCTTCGCCACGGATCGGCCGAGCGACATCGCCGAGCGGCTGCCCAAGGCGCTCATCCACCGCAATGTCGAGGGCGAGCGGATCCACGAATTGCTGGTGACCGCCGACCGGGCGTGGGCCACCTGCGCGGCTCTGGCCCCGTTCGGTCCCCGCATCCGGTGGCGGGAAACCGTGCGCCAGCTCGCCGCGCAGGGGCTGCCGGTCGCCCCTCAGCGCCGCCGGATCCGCGACTGCGTGCTCACCGTTCCGTGGAGTCACGTCCGTCCGAGTCCCTCGCCGACGTGAGACGCACGTCCGCAGCGGCCCACCGCGTACGCGACTGGGCCGAAAGCGGAATCCCCCTGCTCACCGGGCATTCCGACGGCCCGAGCCTCGTTCCGCCCGGTGCCGCGGCGTCGCTGGCCCGCGCCCACACCGACCGGATCGCGGCCGCCACGGGTGGCCGGGTGCGGCTCGACGGCGCCCGACTGCTGTCCGAGCGTGCCGCGTTCACCGGCTTCCGCCGCGGGGGCCCGACATCGGCCGGCCGGCACGCTCGGCTGCTGCCGACCGCGGACGGGTGGGCCGCGGTCAGCTGCGCCCGCCCCGACGACCCCCCGCTGCTCGGGGCGCTCGTGGGCCGCGACGTGGGCGACGACCCCTGGCCGGCCGTGACCGACTGGGTGCGGACGCACTCCGGCGCCGAGTTGGCCGACCGCGCGGAACTACTGGGCCTGGCGGCGGGCCCGATCGCATCGGTGCCGACCCCGGCGCCGACTCCGCTGCAACCCCGTCCGGTCGAGGGACTGCGCGTGGTCGACTTCAGTGCGCTGTGGGCCGGTCCGCTGTGCGCGCACATCCTGGGGCTGGCCGGCGCCCGGGTGATCAAGGTCGAGACGCCGCATCGCCCGGACGGTGCGCGCCGCGGAAATCCCGACTTCTACCGCCTGTTGCACGGCGGCCACGAATCCGTGGTGCTCGACCCGGACGTGCCGGACCAGCGCCGCGCTCTCGGTGCGCTGGTCGCGTCGGCGGACATCGTCATCGAGGCGTCGCGGCCCCGGGCACTGGCCGCCTTCGGGCTCGACGCGCAGCGGTTCGCCGACACCGGGGGCACGTGGATCTCGATCACAGCGCACGGTCGCGCTTCGAACCGGATCGGATTCGGCGACGACGTCGCGGCCACCGCCGGGCTGGTCGCCCATGACGCGGAGGGCGCGCCGGTGTTCGTGGGTGACGCCATCGCCGATCCGCTCACCGGCGTGACGGCGGCAGCCCTGGCGTTGTCCGCTCCCCCCGACGGCGGCGGACAGCTGTGGGACGTGGCGATGGCGTCGGTGGTGGCCGGCACCCTCGACCCCTACTCCCGCACGACCGTCGCCGACGAGTCGACCGTCGTCCCACCGAGCCGGCGGGACCCGGCCGGCACCGCCCCGGACAGTGGCCGTGACACCGCGGCGGTGCTTGCCGAACTGGGTGTGCGCATCCGATGACCGGCCTGCTCATCCGCGGTGCGGAGGTCGCCGGCCGCCCCGGTGTCGACGTGCTCGTCGAGGGCGAACGGATCGTCGCGGTCGGCGCCGAACTCCCCACGGTCGGCCACACCGTCGTCGACGCGGACGGCGGCGCCCTGCTGCCGGGTCTGCACGACCACCACCTGCATCTGCACGCGCTCGCCGCGGATGCCGACTCGGTGCGGTGCGGTCCCCCGCACGTCCGCGACGGTGCCGCACTCGCGGCGGCGTTGGCCACAGCACCCGGTGACGGGTGGATCCGCGGCGTCGGGTACGTCGAAACCGTTGCCGGGGAACTGGACTCGGCGGGCCTCGACGCGCTGTGCCGGGACCGTCCGGTCCGGGTGCAGCACCGCAGTGGAGCCGTGTGGATCCTCAACTCGGCGGCCGCCGCCCTCGTGGGACTCGACTCGGCCGTGCATCCCGGGGTGGAGCGCGACCATCACGGCCGGGCGACCGGTCGGGTGTGGCGGGCCGATACGTGGCTGCGTTCGCGCCTGCCGGAGACCGGACCGCCGGACCTCACGGCGATCGGCGACGAGCTCGCCCGCTACGGGATCACCGGAATCACCGACGCCACACCGGATCTGAGTGAAACGTCCCTGGCCGCCCTCCTCGCCGCGGCGGCGTCGCGGGCGATCCCGCAGCGTCTCAACCTGCTCGGTGTCGCGCTGGACGCCGCCGTGGAGCCCGTGTCCGGGGTGACGGTCGGCGCCTACAAGATCGTGCTGGCCGATTCGGGGCTGCCCGACATCGACGCCCTGATCGCCACGGTTGCCCGCGCCCACGCGGCCGACCGCCCCGTCGCGGTGCACTGCGTGAGCCGGGAAGCGTTGCTGATCCTGCTGGCCGTGTTCGCCGAGACCGGAAACGTTCCCGGCGACCGCATCGAACACGGCGCCCTCATTCCCGTCGAAACCCTGGGCACTCTCCGCGGTCTCGGTCTCCGGGTGGTGACGCAGCCGGGCTTCGTGGCCCACCGCGGTGACGACTACCTGCAGCGGGTCGACGCCGCCGATCTCGGCGACCTGTACCGCTGCCGGAGTCTGTGCGACGCCGGCATCGGGCTCGCACTCTCCAGCGACGCCCCGTACGGGCCGCTCGATCCCTGGCGGGTGATCGCGGCGGCCGCCGACCGGCGCGCCCCCGACGGTCGCCGCGTCGGCCCGGCCGAACGCATCACCACGCGGGCGGCCCTCGACCTCTACCTCGCCCCGTTGGACGATCCGGGCGCCGCGCCCCGGGTCGTCGGCCGGGGGGCGCGCGCAGATCTGGTCCTGCTGGACCGATCCGTCGCCGACCAGTGCGCCGCGCCGACCGCGGGTGCGGTTCGCGCCACCGTCATCGGTGGACGCGTCGCCTATGCGCGCTGACGTCGCCGCCTCGGTCTACGTCGCCCCGTCCAGCGCGTGCTCGATGCGCTCGGCGACCTGCTGGGGGCGGCCGATGCACTCGGCGCGCAGCTTCTCGCGGTCGATCCGTCCGATCGCGATGCCGTCGCTGACGACCTCGTCGAACAGGTCCTGGGCGATCCCGCCGGACGCGAGGTCGAGCGCGGTGCACAGCGGCGTGGTGACGCCGAAGGTGCCGACCAGTTCGTAGTCCTCGGCACGCAGTTCGCGGCGGTGCAGGGCCAGCCGGCGAGTGGGCGCGGGCGCGGGTGCCTGCGTGGACAGGTGCACGAAACTCGGATGCAGGTGACCCAGACCGTGCAGCTCCGCGGCGCTCTGGTGGGAGACGACGGCCGCCCCCTCGAACCAGGCGCACCACTTGGCGTACTCCTCGAGGTCGCTGCGCGGGAACGCCGCCAGCCGGAACAGATCCCGTTCGATGCGGAGCCAGGCTCCCTCGGACAGGCGACTGCCGATGTCCTCGGCCGTGAGGCCGAGACGCTGCGCCTGCCGGGTCGTGAAATACCCCGCCTGTCGGAGCGCGAGTCGACGCAGATCCGCCCCCGCTTCCGGGGTCGGTTCGCGTCGCGGATCGGTCCAGCCCGCCATGCAGACACCCTACGTCGAGCAGTGGCGCAGGTCACAGTTTTCCGGTCGCGGTGTCCATACCGAGTCCTCATTCACAGAAACCGCTCAGAGTCTTCGGGAAGAATCCCTGCCATGTCGGCACCAGTGAACGCACCCCAGATGCCCGCAGCCCCGAAGCCCAAGCGACGCAAGGCGCTCGTGATCACGCTGGTCGTGGTCGCGGCGCTCGTCGTCGCACTGGTCGGCGGCGAGCTGTTCGTCCGGCAGCGCGCCACCAGCTGCATGGAGTCGCAGTTCCAGAGCCAGCTCGGCACCCCCGTGGATGTCGGGCTCAGCTGGAAGCCGGTGCTGCTGCAGCTGGCCGACAAGAGCATCCCGTACGTGACGATCGACAGCTCCGGCTCCACGTTCGGCCCCGCGCAGGGCATGCAGGTCAACGCCCGCGCCAACGACATCGAGGTGACCGACTCTCCCGACAGCAGCGGCACCATCGGCAGCTCCACCGCCGACGTCACGTGGAAGACCGACGGCATCCTCGCCACCCTGCAGTCGCAGCCGCTCGGCGGCATGGTGAGCGCGGTGACGACGGACCCCGCCGCGGGCACGCTGAAGATCTCGGTCGGCGGCTTCGCGGACCTCACGGTCCGCCCGACGGTGCAGGACGGGCAGGTGAAGGTGGAGACGGTCAGCGCCGAGATCCTCGGGCTGGGTCTGCCCACCGCGCTCGTCGACGGTGTGGTCCAGACCCTGACCGAGGGCCTGCAGCAGTATCCGCTGGACATGGCGCCGACGTCGTTGACGCTCACCGACGACGCGGTGGACGTGCACCTCGAGGGCGGTCAGTACGTGATGCCGCCGCAGGATCCGAACGCGCCGAAGTCCGGCTGCAGCATCCTCTGACGCACCGCAGCCTCAGGACTGGTCCGGGAGCCCGTCCAGGACCTGCCGGGTGCGCGAGAGCCCCAGCCGGGTGGCGCCGGCGTCGATCATCGCCAGCGCGTCGTCCGCGGTGCGGATGCCGCCGCTGGCCTTGACGCCGAGCCGGTCGCCGACCGTCTGCGCCATGAGCCGCACCGCGTGCGGGCTCGCCCCGCCCGCGGGATGGAAGCCGGTGGAGGTCTTCACGAAGTTCGCGCCCGCGCGTTCGGCGGCGCGGCACGCCGCCACGATCGCGTCGTCCGACAGCGCCGCCGACTCGATGATCACCTTGAGGACCGCGTCGGCGCCGATCGCCTCGCGGACCGCGAGGATGTCGGCGTGTACGGCATTGAACTCCCCGGCCACCGCGGCCCCGAGGTCGATCACCATGTCGACCTCGGCGGCGCCCTGGTCGACCGCGAGCCGCGCCTCCGTGGCCTTCACGAGCGAATGGTGCTTGCCCGACGGAAACCCCACGACGGTCGCGACCACCGGCCCCGTCGCAGATTGCGACCGCGGCCGCTGTGCCTCGACGTCAGCGAGCGGCAGCATCGACGGCGAGACACACACCGCGAACGCACCCAACTCCCGGGCGTCGTCCACGAGCGCCCGGACGTCGGCGTCCGACGCGGTCGGATCGAGCAGCGTGTGGTCGACCATGGCGGCGACCCGGGTACGGCACACAGCGTTGTCGGACATGCCCCGAAGCTTGGCACAGCTCGCCGTCGTCGACGCGATCGAGTCGACGACGCTTTCCAGGGCTACCCGTGCACCACGGAACGATCGACCGTCCACGTAGTGTGCGCACCGCAGGAACGCAGTGCCGCAGCGAAACATGGAGAACGAAATGCTCTCGAGCAAGTTGGTCGACCACCTGAAGAGCAGAGGCTGGTGGTTCGACGACGTCACGGAGGATTACCGAAACGCGTTGTCGGATCTCGACGTGGACGAGTCCTCCGATTTTGCGCAGTTCTATCTACACGCCGAGGACGGGCCAACTTTCGTGAGTAGAAACCGGGAGATCTACCAAATCTGCTGGTTCCTGGTGAACAGCAAGGACTACTCGGCGAGCCTGGACAGGACGCACGGTGGGTTGAACCTGCCCGACGAATACATGCCGCTGGACAACTTCCAGGGTGAGTACGGATATTTCTACGACAAGAACAGCGAAGCGGTGTTGCGCCTGGGGCTGGGTACCGAATGGCAAGAATTCCACGAAGGAACGTTGACGCCGCAGTGGCCCGACTTCAACTCTTTCCTCGAATGGTACTTCGAACTCACGGACCATTAGAGGGGGACAGCTGCGCCGGGACTCACCGCCGCCGGGACGGCGGCGGGCACGCGAAGGTTGTCGGCTTCCGGGGACCTGAGAGACTGGATCCATGAGTTCAGCTGCCTCGACCGACGACCGTCGTTACGTCCTCTCTCTGGGTTGCCCCGACCGCACCGGCATCGTGGCACGCATCTCGGCGTTCCTGGCCGAGATCGGCGGTTGGATCGTCGAGGCCGCGTACCACGCCGACGCCGACACCAACTGGTTCTTCACGCGGCAGGCGGTCCGGGCGTCGTCGATCAGCCTGAGCCTCGAGGAGATGCGGGAGAAGTTCGCGGCCGTCGCCGAGGAGCTGGGCCCGGAGACGGAGTGGACGCTCACCGACACCGGCGAGCGCAAGCGCGTCGTGCTGCTGGTCAGCAAGGAGGGCCACTGCCTGCACGACATCCTCGGCCGCGTCTCGGCGGGTGAGCTGCAGTGCGAGGTGGCCGCCGTCATCGGCAACCACCCGGACCTCGAGCGGGTGACCAAGCGGCACGGCGTCGACTTCCACTACGTGTCGTTCCCCAAGGACCCGGCCGAGCGCGGGCCCGCGTTCGAGCAGGTCCGCAAGCTCGTCGACGCGCACGACCCGCACGCCGTGGTGCTGGCCCGCTTCATGCAGGTGCTGCCGGCCGAACTGTGCGAGCACTGGGCCGGCCGCGCGATCAACATCCACCACAGCTTCCTGCCGTCGTTCATCGGTGCCCGCCCGTACCACCAGGCGTTCGCGCGGGGTGTGAAGCTGATCGGCGCGACGTGCCACTACGTGACCGCCGAGTTGGACGCCGGGCCGATCATCGAGCAGGACGTCATCCGCGTCGACCACACCGATCAGGTCGCCGACATGGTCCGGCAGGGCCGGGACATCGAGAAGCTGGTGCTGGCCCGCGGCCTGCGGTGGCACCTGGAGGATCGCGTCCAGGTGCACGGCCGCAAGACCGTCGTCTTCAGCTGACGGACGTCAGTTCAGCGCGCGGAGCCGCTCGACCTCGGCGTTGAAGTCGTCGACGGCCTCGACCGACGACATGTGCCCGATGCCGCGGAGCACGATCAGCCGCTCGAGGTTGTCGGCGTCGTCGAGCAGCTGCGCGACGCGGCGGGCGTGTGACGGCGGCGTGAGGCGGTCGGCGGTGCCGACCAGCACGGTGGTCGGCACCGTGAGGTTCTTCAGTCCGTCCCTGATGTCGAGGGTGCTCAGCGCCGCACCCCAGCCGCCGCGGGTGCGCGGGTGGCACTGGCTGACGATCCGCTCGCAGAAGGCGACCTCGGCGGGTGAGGAGCCGGGTGCCATCGCGACGTACTTGATGGCGCGGGCGGTCATCGGGCTGGCCGGCATCGGCAGCGCCGACCCCAGCACGGCCCGGCCCACCGGCACCGGCACCCGCGGAAAACGTTGCGGCAGTGGGATGACGGTGGTCTCGGCGACCAGGCTGTCGGTGCCGGTGCTGGCCAGCAGCACCGAGCTCGCGTACCGGTCCACCTGCTCCGGGTACTTGCCGGCCCACGCGACGATGCTCATGCCGCCCATGCTGTGCCCGACGATCTCCGCCTTCCGTCCGTCGCGCACGGTGGCGGCGAGGACAGCCGAGAGGTCGTCGGCCAGGACGTCGGGGCTCAGCGGGGTGGCGCCGATGCCGCTGCGGCCGTGGCCGCGCTGGTCGTAGGTGATGACGCGGTACTTGTCGGCGAGCGCGTTGACCTGCGGATACCAGAAGTCGGCCGAACACGTCCACCCGTGGCTGAACACGATCGGCGGCGCGTCGGGGTCGCCGTAGGCGCGCACGTGCAGTTCCGCACCGTCGGCCGAGACGACGGGAACGATCTCCGGCTCCCGTCGCGGCGTCTCGAACAGGTCGGTCCGGTCGCGGTCGGGCGTCGAGCCCCCCGCCGAGTCCGCCGCCGCCGATCGCCGTCGGGCCACCGCCACGGCGACACCCGCCGCGCCGACGACACCGACCGCCGTCCACAGCCCCTTGCGGGACTTCCGTGCACTCACTCTCACTCCCCTGTTCCTACCCTGCGCGCGGCGAGTCCGCCTCGGGCGCAGCCTGTTCGAGCTGACTCGCGGCCTTCGCGAGGGCTTTCGAGATCTGTTCTTCCACCGCCTCGGCGAACAGCGCGTGCACCGCGTCGTACGCGAGCGGGCGAACCTGGTTCACCACCGCCGCCACCTCGGAGATCGTCGCCTCGTCGAGTTCGAGCGTCTCGCCCTCGCGGGCCAGGTAGCGATCGGAGACCAATTCGACGAAACTCGCCGCGACGGCGCCGAGGTCGCGGCGCGCCGACTCGGTCTTCTCGAGGATGTCGGCCAGCGGGATGCCGGCGTCGACAAGGACCTGCGCGGCCTCGATCAGCCGCGGATTCGTCACCGAGTATTCCGTTCCGGCCTTCGCGAGCACGCCCAGACGGGTGCCCAGCGCGATGTCCGCCTCGGTGGTCTGGTCACCGAACATGCGCCGCAACTCCGAGAGCGTGAGCTTGGCCGCCCGGCGATACTTCTTCCACCGTCCGCCCGGATCGTCGGTCTCCAGGACGTCGCGCACGTGGAGTCCGTACTGCGCCGCCGTGAGCAGTTCACTGATGGTCGCGAAGGTGTACCCGCGATCGAGCATCCGGCCGATGAGATTGAGTCGCGCGAGGTGCGACTCGTTGTACCAACCGGCGCGGCCCTCCTTGCGTGGCGGCGGCAGCAGACCCCGATCCTGGTAGACCCGCACGTTGCGCACGCTCACGCCGGCCTCGCGCGCGAGGTCGTCGATGCGGTACTCCTTCATGTTCCGCCTTCCCCACTGGTACCGCGACGGCGTCGGCGATTCCGGCGCGGTCGACGGTGCGGGAAAGTCTATCGCGGTGAGCGTGGGCACTAGATGATGTGCGCCCGGCGCAGCAGCGCCTTCGACGGGCCACCGATGAGGCCGCACTCGTCGAGGAATTCGACGGTCTTGCGGCACCCCTCACGAATCATCTCCTGGTAGTGCACGTTGTTGCGTGCGGCCTCCTTGGCCTCCTCGACGTCGAGGCCGGCGGCGGCGTAGACCTGCTCGTTCACGAGGCACGTGACGACGAAGTAGGCGGTAACACCCAGCACCACGCGCTGGTACGCGAGCTTGGACCGGGAGAGGGACCTGACCCGGCGCACCGTCTCCTCGCGGGCGAACTTGATGTGCCGAGCCTCCTCGAGCACGTGGATCTTGCTCACGGTGCGGGTGATGGGCTGCACGCGCGCGTCCTTCATGAAGTCGCGCTGCATCATGTCGAGAATCTCCTCGGCGAACAGCGTGCCGCCGTACGCGAGGGAGCCGGAGGCCGTGGACTTGAACAGCCGCGCCGTGTTGAGGATCCACCGCTTGGGCCGGTACGACGGGATCCCGAACCGCTGCGCGGACCGCGCGAACATCGTCGAATGACGGCACTCGTCGGCAATCTCGTTGAGCGCGAACTGGACGTGCGGAGTGGCCGGGTCGTGCGAGTAGATGTCGCGCAACAGCATCTGCATCAGGATC is part of the Rhodococcus sp. SGAir0479 genome and encodes:
- a CDS encoding CoA transferase, which gives rise to MRRTSAAAHRVRDWAESGIPLLTGHSDGPSLVPPGAAASLARAHTDRIAAATGGRVRLDGARLLSERAAFTGFRRGGPTSAGRHARLLPTADGWAAVSCARPDDPPLLGALVGRDVGDDPWPAVTDWVRTHSGAELADRAELLGLAAGPIASVPTPAPTPLQPRPVEGLRVVDFSALWAGPLCAHILGLAGARVIKVETPHRPDGARRGNPDFYRLLHGGHESVVLDPDVPDQRRALGALVASADIVIEASRPRALAAFGLDAQRFADTGGTWISITAHGRASNRIGFGDDVAATAGLVAHDAEGAPVFVGDAIADPLTGVTAAALALSAPPDGGGQLWDVAMASVVAGTLDPYSRTTVADESTVVPPSRRDPAGTAPDSGRDTAAVLAELGVRIR
- a CDS encoding amidohydrolase family protein, giving the protein MTGLLIRGAEVAGRPGVDVLVEGERIVAVGAELPTVGHTVVDADGGALLPGLHDHHLHLHALAADADSVRCGPPHVRDGAALAAALATAPGDGWIRGVGYVETVAGELDSAGLDALCRDRPVRVQHRSGAVWILNSAAAALVGLDSAVHPGVERDHHGRATGRVWRADTWLRSRLPETGPPDLTAIGDELARYGITGITDATPDLSETSLAALLAAAASRAIPQRLNLLGVALDAAVEPVSGVTVGAYKIVLADSGLPDIDALIATVARAHAADRPVAVHCVSREALLILLAVFAETGNVPGDRIEHGALIPVETLGTLRGLGLRVVTQPGFVAHRGDDYLQRVDAADLGDLYRCRSLCDAGIGLALSSDAPYGPLDPWRVIAAAADRRAPDGRRVGPAERITTRAALDLYLAPLDDPGAAPRVVGRGARADLVLLDRSVADQCAAPTAGAVRATVIGGRVAYAR
- a CDS encoding type IV toxin-antitoxin system AbiEi family antitoxin domain-containing protein, which gives rise to MAGWTDPRREPTPEAGADLRRLALRQAGYFTTRQAQRLGLTAEDIGSRLSEGAWLRIERDLFRLAAFPRSDLEEYAKWCAWFEGAAVVSHQSAAELHGLGHLHPSFVHLSTQAPAPAPTRRLALHRRELRAEDYELVGTFGVTTPLCTALDLASGGIAQDLFDEVVSDGIAIGRIDREKLRAECIGRPQQVAERIEHALDGAT
- a CDS encoding LmeA family phospholipid-binding protein, translated to MPAAPKPKRRKALVITLVVVAALVVALVGGELFVRQRATSCMESQFQSQLGTPVDVGLSWKPVLLQLADKSIPYVTIDSSGSTFGPAQGMQVNARANDIEVTDSPDSSGTIGSSTADVTWKTDGILATLQSQPLGGMVSAVTTDPAAGTLKISVGGFADLTVRPTVQDGQVKVETVSAEILGLGLPTALVDGVVQTLTEGLQQYPLDMAPTSLTLTDDAVDVHLEGGQYVMPPQDPNAPKSGCSIL
- the deoC gene encoding deoxyribose-phosphate aldolase, with protein sequence MSDNAVCRTRVAAMVDHTLLDPTASDADVRALVDDARELGAFAVCVSPSMLPLADVEAQRPRSQSATGPVVATVVGFPSGKHHSLVKATEARLAVDQGAAEVDMVIDLGAAVAGEFNAVHADILAVREAIGADAVLKVIIESAALSDDAIVAACRAAERAGANFVKTSTGFHPAGGASPHAVRLMAQTVGDRLGVKASGGIRTADDALAMIDAGATRLGLSRTRQVLDGLPDQS
- the purU gene encoding formyltetrahydrofolate deformylase; the encoded protein is MSSAASTDDRRYVLSLGCPDRTGIVARISAFLAEIGGWIVEAAYHADADTNWFFTRQAVRASSISLSLEEMREKFAAVAEELGPETEWTLTDTGERKRVVLLVSKEGHCLHDILGRVSAGELQCEVAAVIGNHPDLERVTKRHGVDFHYVSFPKDPAERGPAFEQVRKLVDAHDPHAVVLARFMQVLPAELCEHWAGRAINIHHSFLPSFIGARPYHQAFARGVKLIGATCHYVTAELDAGPIIEQDVIRVDHTDQVADMVRQGRDIEKLVLARGLRWHLEDRVQVHGRKTVVFS
- a CDS encoding alpha/beta fold hydrolase is translated as MRVSARKSRKGLWTAVGVVGAAGVAVAVARRRSAAADSAGGSTPDRDRTDLFETPRREPEIVPVVSADGAELHVRAYGDPDAPPIVFSHGWTCSADFWYPQVNALADKYRVITYDQRGHGRSGIGATPLSPDVLADDLSAVLAATVRDGRKAEIVGHSMGGMSIVAWAGKYPEQVDRYASSVLLASTGTDSLVAETTVIPLPQRFPRVPVPVGRAVLGSALPMPASPMTARAIKYVAMAPGSSPAEVAFCERIVSQCHPRTRGGWGAALSTLDIRDGLKNLTVPTTVLVGTADRLTPPSHARRVAQLLDDADNLERLIVLRGIGHMSSVEAVDDFNAEVERLRALN
- a CDS encoding MerR family transcriptional regulator, whose translation is MKEYRIDDLAREAGVSVRNVRVYQDRGLLPPPRKEGRAGWYNESHLARLNLIGRMLDRGYTFATISELLTAAQYGLHVRDVLETDDPGGRWKKYRRAAKLTLSELRRMFGDQTTEADIALGTRLGVLAKAGTEYSVTNPRLIEAAQVLVDAGIPLADILEKTESARRDLGAVAASFVELVSDRYLAREGETLELDEATISEVAAVVNQVRPLAYDAVHALFAEAVEEQISKALAKAASQLEQAAPEADSPRAG
- a CDS encoding AurF N-oxygenase family protein, with the translated sequence MSIIHREPVAAQPSRHLRAGDRQDTASRLLASAARKSYDPLVEVDWEAPIPEGLYGMTPEWCSLYGTELWERMTEEQRITLTKHEAASVAGTGIWFEMILMQMLLRDIYSHDPATPHVQFALNEIADECRHSTMFARSAQRFGIPSYRPKRWILNTARLFKSTASGSLAYGGTLFAEEILDMMQRDFMKDARVQPITRTVSKIHVLEEARHIKFAREETVRRVRSLSRSKLAYQRVVLGVTAYFVVTCLVNEQVYAAAGLDVEEAKEAARNNVHYQEMIREGCRKTVEFLDECGLIGGPSKALLRRAHII